AGGGTATTTCAGGTGGCTCCTATCTGCAAGGGTGAATTGGGCGCAAAGTTCTCTCCCTCGTATGATGATGCACGCTTCGATAATTGGTCGCACCTTGTTTCCGTTTGCATTCTTAACAAGCCTTGTTTCAATGATGGGGCCGAGTTTAAGCTTGGCTGCGAGGTGAACATCGAGCGAGCTCTTTGTTGCGCCCGTGTCTACTTTCGCGGTCGCCTCGACCTCCTCATCTCTTCCCTTGATGATGACCCGCTCCGTTAGGCCGATGACAATGCGGTTGTCCGGTTGGGCAGGGTTGTTGCTTGATGACTGCATAAACCATATTGAAAGACAGGTCTTTTTTTAAACTTTGTCCTCTATGTGCTCCTCTATTTACTATTGGTATTTTTTAGCGGGCTTGTTTGCCCCGGGGAAGTGTTTCAGCAGGCAAGGAGTGCCCTGGTGCGAAGAGCGGTTTTGTTGAGACTTTTCGAGGGTTGTTACGAGAGATGGGAGAAGATGTTTTGGACGCGCTCGGGCCCGAGGAGTTTGAGGAACGAGGCGAGACGGGGCCCTCGTTCCTTGCCGATGAGGCAGAGGTAGGCTTTTTGGAAGAGTTCTCTTGGCGGAATGTTTTCTTCTTTGGCGATTTCGTAAATGCCTTTGTGGATTTCTTCTTCAGCGCTTGATGTGCTGACAAGTGCCGCGACGCGTTTGAGTGCTGCTTTTTGGGCGGGAGTGAGCGAGGCGAGGACGTCAGGAGGCGGGCTGTTTTGAACGCTGAATCGCATGCTTTCCGGGGCGTGGCGTTCAAGCCAGTTCTTTGCGCACTGGACTCTCAGGCGCGTTCTTTCCCTGTCTTGGTCCGTTTTGAAGCTGTCTTGGAAGTGGTTGGTTGTTTTTTCGATGTCTCCTTCGTAGAGTTGGAGGACGGTCGTCACGTGGCGGAAGGGGGGTTGAAAAGGAAGCGTCTTGGCCGGCGTGTTCACGCAGCTCAGCTCATAAATTCTTTTCATGTTTTTTGCTTCCTTTTCATTCTTTGCTTCTTGTGCTCCGTAGTAGATGCGTTCGCAGCGATCGAAGTCTTCGTAGATTTTGATCACGTCAAGGTCGAAGGAGATGTTGAACTTCGCTCCTGGTCGCGTTCCGGCAAAGAGGTAGCGAATGATGGGTGGCTCGTACACGGCGAGGAGGTCGTGAAGAGTGAGCACGTTCCCTGATGAGCTGGCAAATTCTCCCCCTCCTTTGATTGCAATCCACTCGTACATGAATCCGTAAGGCGGCTCTTCAGACCACACGGTTCGTATGATTTGGCTCGCTGAATCATAGGAGCCTCCTGCGGTGAAATGATCTTTCCCTCCCGGTTCAAAGTCTACGCCTTCTGCGTGCCAGCGCATCGGCCAGTCGACCCTCCAGGGGAGTTTGCAAATGCCTGTTGTTCTGAAGTCAAAGGTGTTCGTATGGCCGCAGTCGCAGGTATAGGTAACGGCGTATTCTTCGTCGTAGTTCACAACGCGCGTCTTGTTTGTTTTGCATGCTTCGCAAAAGATGCTGAGTGGGAACCAGTCTTGTGGTAGGGGTTCCTTGCGGAACGCGTTAAGAATGGTTCTAATGGCGTGTCTTGCCCGTAACGCTTCGCGGATGTGGGGGGCATACGCGCAGGAAGTGTAGCGTTCGTGTTGGTAGATAAACTGTGGCTGAATGCCGAGGAGGGGGAGGTATTGTTCAAATTCTTTTTCGTTGCGTTCGGCAAATGAGCGGTATGTTCCGGTGGTGTCGGGCGTTTCGGATATGGGCTTGCCAAGGTAGGTTTTGAGCAGGTCTTGTTTTGGCAAATTCTTGGGTACTTTTCTGAGTGGGTCGTAGTCGTCCCAGGAGTAGATGAAGCGCACTTGCTTTCCGGCGTCGCGAATGGCTCTCGCGACAAGGTCGACAGTGATGACTTCGCGGAAATTCCCGACGTGC
The sequence above is drawn from the Candidatus Woesearchaeota archaeon genome and encodes:
- a CDS encoding lysine--tRNA ligase; this translates as MSAQTKKEAPPPPRRASSSSTETTPDEQTGVLHWADQAARVVLERSKDKEEVVVSSGITPSGTVHVGNFREVITVDLVARAIRDAGKQVRFIYSWDDYDPLRKVPKNLPKQDLLKTYLGKPISETPDTTGTYRSFAERNEKEFEQYLPLLGIQPQFIYQHERYTSCAYAPHIREALRARHAIRTILNAFRKEPLPQDWFPLSIFCEACKTNKTRVVNYDEEYAVTYTCDCGHTNTFDFRTTGICKLPWRVDWPMRWHAEGVDFEPGGKDHFTAGGSYDSASQIIRTVWSEEPPYGFMYEWIAIKGGGEFASSSGNVLTLHDLLAVYEPPIIRYLFAGTRPGAKFNISFDLDVIKIYEDFDRCERIYYGAQEAKNEKEAKNMKRIYELSCVNTPAKTLPFQPPFRHVTTVLQLYEGDIEKTTNHFQDSFKTDQDRERTRLRVQCAKNWLERHAPESMRFSVQNSPPPDVLASLTPAQKAALKRVAALVSTSSAEEEIHKGIYEIAKEENIPPRELFQKAYLCLIGKERGPRLASFLKLLGPERVQNIFSHLS